The genomic window GCTATTTTTATTATATTTTCTTCAGGTTCTACATCCATAATTGAAAGTGGTACATTATAAAATTCTTCAGTAGAAGGATTTCTTAAAAAAACGAAACTACCAGGGCGCACTAAATCTTTAGCTTGCTTATGAGTAGTGCGTATAGATAATATTATAAGGTCATTTTCTAATCTTTCTTTTTTTACTAATCTACATTTACAAGTTTTTCTACCTTCTTTAGCTTTTTCTCCATTCCAAACATACTCTTGATATATACATGTTCCTTTCCACTTAACGCAATCGCAAAAAGTTTTACCACAGAGTTGAGAACATAAGAGACAGTCACCAGTTTCTGCTAAATGGCAAGGACAATATTCACTTCCAGCATCAATGCAATCAATTATTTCATACTTCATATCTTGGCCCCCTAAAATAACTATACTATTAAAATATTTTAATAAGGCACCTTTTGTTACATAAGTATTATATTTTGCATAATCATTTTTATATTTATCATAGAAAAAATCACTATATCTTAAAAGTTAACAATATACATTTAATGTAAAATTAGAAATTTATAAAGAATTTATAAAAAATATTGAAAAATAAAAGATAATATAATTAGAGAGTTTTAATATTAATATTGGAAGAAATCTCAGGGTGTTTTTTTATTTTTGTAGGATAAAATACATAATGAGTATAATTATAAAGGAGAAACATACATGGATATAAAAAGAGCTACTGAAATTATTGAATCGTTAGGGGTAATAGAAGTAAGTTATAATGGAGATCCTATTTGGTTAGAAGATATTGATAAGGAAAATAATACAGTTAAAGTTAAAAATATAAATACAGCTAAAGAATTAATTGTAGATATAAGCGATTTGAAAGAAGATTAATCAAGGGTATTTTTATTTTTTAATATAATATTATTTATGTTGAAATTAATGTATTAGCAACAATAAAGTTAAATAAACCAAAAGGTTAGTAGGAGTTCTGCTAATCTTTTTTTCTTTTGAAATAAATGAGTTTTTTATATTATTTTAGGATTACATTTACATATTCAAAGGTTGAATGACGTATACAAAAATGATATTAAGTTAGAACAAGTATGAGGACTATACATAGTATAATAAGTATAAAGGAAACCTTAAAATCAAGAAGCACTTGGAACGGACAATAGCAGTTACCAGGTGCTTCTTGCATACTTATCAAAAACAAGAACTTAATTTTTAAAAAATGTAAGAGTATA from Clostridium sp. MB40-C1 includes these protein-coding regions:
- a CDS encoding H-type small acid-soluble spore protein produces the protein MDIKRATEIIESLGVIEVSYNGDPIWLEDIDKENNTVKVKNINTAKELIVDISDLKED